A single window of Ferrimonas balearica DSM 9799 DNA harbors:
- the uup gene encoding ATP-binding cassette ATPase Uup yields MSLIRLNQAQLAFGHIPLLDHADFVLEPNERVCLVGRNGAGKSSLLKVLAGLQELDDGQLGLNTDITIAYLPQDPPRAESGTVFQYVAEGLAQLGKVIEEFELANQKVMADPSEKNLARLARAQEAMDHHNGWQFETRIHQTLSHLELDGQQPMTALSGGWQRRAALARALVQAPDVLLLDEPTNHLDIDAIEWLETLLLGFSGSIVFISHDRGFIRRMATRIIDLDRGQILSFPGDYQTYLDGKEEALRVEEEQAALFDKKLAKEEAWIRQGIKARRTRNEGRVRALKAMRNERAARINRLGKANMSMNQGERSGKLVFDVENLGYAWADSPIVKGLTTSVMRGDRIALIGPNGCGKSTLIKLLLEKLPAQQGTVKQGTNLQVAYFDQHRLELDPAKTVQENVGEGKDTVTVGGRDRHVLGYLQDFLFAPARARSPVSSLSGGEKNRLLLAKLFLKPANLLVMDEPTNDLDVETLELLEAKLAEFDGTLLLVSHDREFIDNTVTTTWWFNGDGQWDEFVGGYQDAVALGAKFYRPEAQTQEAVEAPSEPVSSKPASAPSSAAPKKLTYKLQRELDALPAKLETLEAEIESLQAQIAEPGFFDGDSQAVNAVLTRLAEKEQELEQDFARWEELEAMQGQA; encoded by the coding sequence ATGAGTCTGATCCGGTTGAACCAGGCGCAGTTGGCGTTTGGTCATATTCCGTTGCTTGATCACGCCGACTTCGTGCTAGAGCCGAACGAGCGTGTGTGTCTGGTTGGCCGAAATGGCGCCGGTAAATCCAGCCTGCTGAAAGTGCTCGCTGGTTTGCAGGAGCTGGACGACGGCCAGCTTGGTTTAAACACCGACATCACCATCGCGTACCTGCCGCAGGACCCGCCGCGCGCAGAGAGCGGCACGGTATTCCAGTACGTCGCCGAAGGTCTGGCGCAGCTGGGGAAGGTGATTGAAGAGTTTGAGCTGGCCAACCAGAAGGTGATGGCCGACCCCAGCGAGAAAAACCTGGCCCGCCTGGCGCGAGCGCAGGAGGCGATGGACCACCATAACGGCTGGCAGTTTGAAACCCGCATCCACCAGACCCTCAGCCACCTTGAGCTCGATGGCCAGCAACCGATGACCGCACTCAGCGGTGGCTGGCAACGTCGTGCAGCGCTGGCGCGTGCGTTGGTACAGGCCCCGGACGTGCTGCTGCTGGACGAGCCCACCAACCACCTGGACATCGACGCCATTGAGTGGCTGGAAACGCTGTTGTTGGGCTTCTCTGGCTCCATCGTGTTTATCAGTCACGACCGTGGCTTTATTCGCCGGATGGCAACACGGATCATCGACCTCGACCGCGGCCAAATCCTCTCATTCCCGGGCGACTACCAAACCTACCTCGATGGTAAAGAGGAAGCGCTGCGGGTCGAGGAGGAGCAGGCGGCGCTGTTTGACAAAAAGCTGGCCAAAGAGGAAGCGTGGATCCGCCAGGGCATCAAGGCCCGCCGTACCCGTAACGAAGGCCGGGTTCGCGCGCTGAAAGCGATGCGTAATGAGCGCGCCGCCCGCATCAACCGCCTTGGCAAAGCCAACATGTCGATGAACCAGGGTGAACGCTCCGGCAAGCTGGTGTTCGATGTTGAAAACCTGGGTTACGCCTGGGCCGACAGCCCCATTGTTAAGGGACTGACCACCTCGGTTATGCGGGGCGACCGCATCGCCCTGATTGGTCCCAACGGCTGCGGCAAGTCCACCCTGATTAAGCTGTTGCTGGAGAAGTTGCCGGCACAGCAGGGCACAGTGAAGCAGGGCACCAACCTTCAGGTGGCGTACTTTGATCAGCATCGACTGGAACTGGACCCGGCAAAAACCGTTCAGGAAAACGTTGGCGAAGGCAAAGACACGGTGACAGTGGGCGGGCGAGACCGCCACGTTCTGGGTTACCTGCAGGACTTCCTGTTTGCGCCGGCGCGGGCGCGCAGCCCGGTAAGTTCGCTGTCTGGTGGCGAAAAGAACCGCCTGCTGCTGGCCAAGCTGTTTTTGAAGCCCGCTAACTTGTTGGTGATGGATGAACCTACCAACGATCTGGATGTCGAAACCCTCGAACTGCTCGAGGCCAAGCTGGCCGAGTTTGACGGTACGCTTCTGCTGGTATCGCACGACCGGGAATTCATCGACAACACCGTCACCACCACCTGGTGGTTTAATGGTGATGGCCAGTGGGATGAGTTTGTCGGTGGGTACCAGGATGCGGTAGCGTTAGGCGCCAAGTTCTATCGTCCGGAGGCTCAGACCCAGGAAGCGGTTGAAGCGCCGAGCGAACCTGTGTCCAGTAAGCCGGCAAGCGCGCCTTCAAGTGCAGCGCCGAAGAAGCTAACATACAAGCTCCAACGCGAACTGGATGCATTGCCCGCCAAGCTGGAAACGCTTGAAGCGGAGATCGAATCTTTGCAGGCTCAAATCGCAGAACCCGGATTTTTCGATGGCGACAGCCAGGCGGTAAACGCGGTCCTCACTCGATTAGCTGAAAAAGAACAAGAATTGGAACAGGACTTTGCACGCTGGGAAGAGCTCGAAGCGATGCAGGGTCAGGCTTAA
- a CDS encoding HlyD family secretion protein, whose translation MTDHVRVNGQLIRLSPQVSAQIEKVLVPDNARVSQGEPLIQLEKHQFQLKVDSAKAALQQTTQSVDADTAAVAVAKANQVAARVRLDNSRQHAERNVALAENGVISQSALDDSLADVQSAEAQLAQATANLEKAKQALGPIGENNPQLKSALNQLDQALLNLSYTTLYAPGDGVITNMELATGDYAAAGKPLLTYINNDSLWLTAMVREISLAYVKPGTPVKIILDSYPGRSFEGEVQSIGWGSAGNGSLEVDANSGLMTSPNGLQHAQRFPVNIRFLELPDDVQLRYGGRATVSFYPGQTETGEKLLDLWTWIWSYLSYVS comes from the coding sequence ATGACCGATCACGTCCGGGTTAATGGCCAACTGATTCGGTTAAGCCCTCAGGTATCCGCACAGATCGAAAAAGTGTTAGTACCGGACAATGCACGGGTTTCTCAGGGCGAACCCCTGATCCAACTTGAAAAGCACCAGTTCCAACTCAAAGTGGATTCCGCCAAAGCGGCATTACAGCAAACTACCCAGTCCGTGGATGCAGACACCGCTGCAGTCGCGGTTGCGAAAGCCAATCAGGTCGCGGCCCGGGTGCGGTTGGACAACAGCCGCCAACACGCTGAGCGCAACGTGGCTTTGGCTGAAAACGGCGTTATCAGTCAGTCTGCCCTGGATGACAGTCTTGCCGACGTTCAGTCCGCAGAAGCGCAGTTGGCACAAGCGACGGCAAATCTCGAAAAGGCCAAGCAGGCGCTGGGCCCGATTGGCGAAAACAACCCACAACTGAAGTCTGCGCTTAACCAACTCGATCAGGCCCTGCTGAATCTCTCCTATACCACCCTGTATGCGCCGGGCGATGGGGTTATCACTAATATGGAGCTGGCGACCGGCGATTACGCCGCTGCCGGTAAACCGCTGCTTACCTACATCAACAACGACTCGCTTTGGCTGACCGCCATGGTCCGGGAGATCTCACTGGCCTACGTTAAACCCGGGACGCCGGTAAAGATCATTCTGGACTCCTATCCGGGCCGCAGTTTTGAAGGCGAAGTTCAGTCTATCGGCTGGGGCAGTGCCGGTAATGGCAGTCTGGAAGTGGACGCGAACAGTGGACTGATGACCTCACCCAATGGGTTGCAGCATGCGCAGCGTTTCCCGGTCAACATTCGCTTTCTTGAGCTGCCCGATGACGTTCAGTTGAGATATGGCGGCCGGGCCACCGTCAGTTTCTATCCGGGACAGACTGAAACCGGTGAGAAACTGCTCGACCTCTGGACCTGGATCTGGAGTTATCTGAGCTATGTTTCATAG
- the fabA gene encoding bifunctional 3-hydroxydecanoyl-ACP dehydratase/trans-2-decenoyl-ACP isomerase, with protein MQVAEKLEPINASEYDKEALVESGHGRLFGEDAPRLPKDNMLMLDRISTINEHGGKYGKGEIIAELDIDPSLWFFDCHFESDPVMPGCLGLDAMWQLVGFFLAWQGAKGKGRALGVGEVKFTGQVLPEAKKVTYHIHLKRTIHRKLIMGLADATLSVDGREIYTATDLKVGVFQDTSSF; from the coding sequence ATGCAAGTGGCAGAAAAATTAGAACCCATCAACGCCTCTGAGTACGACAAGGAGGCGCTGGTTGAAAGCGGTCACGGCCGCCTGTTTGGGGAAGACGCGCCGCGTCTGCCTAAAGACAACATGTTGATGCTGGATCGCATCTCCACCATCAATGAGCATGGCGGCAAATACGGTAAAGGCGAAATCATCGCCGAACTGGATATCGACCCCAGCCTGTGGTTTTTTGACTGCCACTTTGAGTCCGATCCGGTGATGCCGGGCTGTCTCGGCCTCGATGCGATGTGGCAACTGGTGGGTTTCTTCCTGGCCTGGCAAGGGGCCAAAGGCAAGGGACGTGCTCTGGGTGTCGGTGAAGTGAAATTTACCGGCCAGGTGCTGCCTGAGGCGAAGAAGGTGACTTACCATATCCACCTCAAGCGCACCATTCACCGTAAACTGATCATGGGTCTGGCTGACGCCACCCTGTCAGTGGACGGCCGCGAAATCTACACCGCGACCGACCTGAAAGTGGGCGTGTTCCAGGACACTTCCAGCTTCTAA
- a CDS encoding patatin-like phospholipase family protein, whose translation MSTRTLFPLLIALSLCGCSSVERQPVPESMSESVTVLGRDDLREWGDEIGITPTDILKKYGELETVFPAIMHREHHYLVLSGGAEDGAYGAGVLAGWSEAGTRPEFTMVTGISTGALIAPFAFLGSEYDPVLEAIYTTLGSKDLYTQRSWLSLFTADAVGDTTPFKASIARFLDDRTLDAIAAEYLRGRQLLIGTTNLDAGRPVIWNVTRIAASGHPGAYPFIRSLFLASAALPGLFPPVYVPVEGPQGQPMDEMHVDGGVTAQLFFAPSNIDWSEVIRLLDVKGTPTLYLIRNSRVESRYQTVDPNLKAIAGRTIGTLIRTQGVGDIYRLLYLSERDHIRIKSTWIPVDAVVDVSIDEVFDTDYMKALYQYGRERALSDRLWFIKGASINDGEDDEP comes from the coding sequence ATGTCGACTCGAACGTTATTTCCGTTGCTCATCGCCTTGTCGCTTTGTGGCTGCAGCAGTGTTGAGCGGCAACCCGTACCTGAATCGATGTCTGAATCTGTAACGGTGTTAGGCAGGGATGATCTGCGGGAGTGGGGAGACGAGATTGGCATAACACCAACGGACATCCTTAAAAAATACGGGGAACTGGAAACCGTATTCCCGGCGATCATGCACAGGGAACATCACTACCTTGTGCTCTCAGGTGGTGCTGAAGACGGTGCTTATGGCGCTGGTGTGCTGGCCGGGTGGAGTGAGGCGGGTACCCGGCCTGAGTTCACTATGGTGACCGGGATAAGTACCGGAGCTCTGATCGCACCCTTTGCGTTTCTGGGTTCTGAGTACGATCCGGTTTTGGAAGCGATCTACACCACCCTGGGCTCAAAGGACCTCTACACCCAACGCAGTTGGTTAAGTTTATTTACTGCCGATGCGGTCGGCGATACGACGCCTTTTAAAGCCAGTATTGCTCGGTTTCTGGATGACCGGACACTGGATGCCATCGCCGCTGAGTATCTTCGGGGCCGACAACTGCTGATTGGCACCACCAATTTGGATGCGGGTCGTCCGGTAATCTGGAATGTGACGCGAATTGCCGCATCTGGTCACCCTGGCGCCTACCCATTTATTCGCTCGCTGTTTCTTGCATCCGCCGCGTTACCGGGCCTGTTTCCGCCGGTTTATGTGCCTGTCGAAGGCCCTCAGGGACAACCGATGGATGAGATGCATGTGGATGGCGGAGTCACTGCCCAACTGTTTTTCGCGCCCAGCAACATAGACTGGTCAGAAGTGATCCGCTTGCTGGATGTGAAAGGAACGCCAACGCTTTACCTGATCCGAAATTCACGGGTCGAGTCACGCTACCAAACGGTTGACCCTAACCTGAAGGCGATCGCCGGTCGCACCATCGGCACACTGATTCGAACTCAGGGGGTAGGGGATATCTACCGGCTGTTGTACCTGTCGGAACGGGACCATATTCGCATCAAGTCCACCTGGATCCCGGTCGATGCCGTTGTGGATGTTTCCATCGACGAGGTGTTTGATACCGACTATATGAAGGCGTTGTATCAGTACGGTCGGGAGCGGGCCCTTTCCGACAGGCTTTGGTTTATTAAGGGCGCCTCCATCAATGACGGTGAGGACGATGAGCCATAA
- a CDS encoding DUF3466 family protein, with protein MSPTLFATRKVAVAVSAAMALGATSVQAEANWPAYEIQNINEVFSIRGTLDNSRNGYGAAFAGETALGIAKGVNDATTSEDDNVIDDVVDAILPEESATTNSIYRPFNGNNFLFEQSAATNWEPAYVPLLENTPPVLNPDEDENPDAIPRTNAFYFDATPLGLRTGSTSALQATPLPNENCDPAENSDCSEFLYYRDFESRAFVQSDAGYLLLPPEAASMAYVTADEDLDPTPVQTGGSSVATAVNDNGVVVGYASTEFSETAGDNIDLCIEALADEDSETVPLPIEACVQNLQNGSVIGYQTRGYVWQVDTSSMSIVSQQPLPLTFTPSELPTESDRDNVYLGQALGLSDGNNDFIVGRGNQLSKSDRPLSTLYAQAWKANGGDYSTYLIGPTVEDSERVEQSIAYDVNDSGLAVGVVRRWIDGYVRNKFAVVDLSAEPEEYRDGQRYMFTEPNDFFDSQSDLASIGRSINNNGIVVGNIEVDRVKNLPRRVRAFAYDHTNEDFINLNELLTCDSRGYVPAQEGDEGVEIDEAGNLWKSYTVVDDENFSTTITYNVEITLVDANQIDDNGNIVATALVRLPRVKTEEVEETDEDGNTTIRTVVVIDEATGKPVIETDANGNPTTNQVPRSVVLKPVDAAQTCTLTIEDGLNPPPNERQGASFGWAWLMALAPLAWWRRRQS; from the coding sequence ATGAGCCCAACGTTGTTTGCCACCCGGAAGGTGGCGGTTGCTGTCAGTGCAGCAATGGCCCTGGGCGCGACCAGCGTCCAGGCCGAGGCCAATTGGCCAGCCTACGAGATTCAGAACATCAATGAGGTGTTCTCGATTCGCGGCACTCTGGACAACTCCCGAAATGGTTATGGTGCCGCCTTTGCGGGCGAGACCGCCCTCGGTATTGCCAAGGGGGTAAATGATGCGACCACCTCCGAAGACGATAACGTTATCGACGACGTCGTAGACGCCATCCTGCCGGAAGAGTCAGCCACCACCAACAGCATCTACCGCCCCTTTAACGGCAACAACTTCCTGTTTGAACAGAGCGCGGCGACCAACTGGGAGCCCGCCTATGTGCCGCTGCTGGAAAACACCCCGCCGGTACTGAACCCGGATGAGGATGAGAACCCGGACGCCATTCCGCGCACCAACGCGTTCTATTTTGATGCCACACCCCTGGGCCTGCGCACCGGCAGCACCTCTGCGCTGCAGGCAACGCCGCTGCCCAACGAAAACTGCGACCCGGCAGAAAACTCGGACTGCAGTGAGTTCCTCTACTACCGTGACTTCGAAAGCCGTGCGTTTGTGCAGTCCGACGCGGGCTACCTGCTTTTGCCGCCGGAAGCGGCGTCCATGGCTTATGTCACCGCCGACGAAGATCTCGACCCCACTCCGGTTCAGACGGGCGGCAGCAGCGTTGCTACCGCAGTTAACGACAATGGCGTGGTAGTGGGTTATGCCTCAACCGAGTTCAGCGAAACCGCCGGCGACAACATCGACCTCTGTATTGAAGCCCTCGCTGACGAAGACAGCGAGACCGTTCCGCTGCCGATCGAAGCCTGCGTTCAGAACCTGCAAAATGGCTCGGTCATTGGCTACCAAACCCGTGGCTACGTCTGGCAGGTTGATACCAGCAGCATGAGCATTGTCAGCCAGCAGCCGCTGCCGCTGACCTTCACTCCGAGTGAACTGCCAACCGAATCTGACCGCGACAACGTCTACCTTGGCCAGGCTCTGGGTCTGTCCGACGGCAATAACGACTTTATCGTTGGTCGAGGCAATCAACTGAGTAAAAGTGACCGACCGCTGAGCACGTTGTACGCGCAGGCTTGGAAAGCGAACGGTGGTGATTACTCCACCTATCTGATCGGTCCGACCGTTGAAGACAGCGAGCGTGTTGAGCAGTCCATTGCCTACGACGTGAACGACAGTGGTCTGGCCGTGGGTGTCGTACGCCGCTGGATTGATGGTTACGTTCGTAACAAGTTTGCGGTAGTAGACCTGAGCGCGGAGCCGGAAGAGTACCGCGACGGGCAACGTTACATGTTTACTGAGCCCAATGACTTCTTCGACAGCCAGTCCGATCTGGCCTCCATTGGTCGCTCTATCAACAACAACGGCATCGTTGTCGGTAACATCGAAGTGGACCGGGTTAAGAACCTGCCGCGTCGGGTTCGGGCCTTTGCGTACGACCACACCAACGAAGACTTTATCAACCTGAATGAGCTGCTGACCTGCGATTCCCGCGGTTACGTACCGGCTCAGGAAGGGGATGAAGGCGTTGAGATTGATGAAGCCGGCAACCTGTGGAAGAGCTACACCGTCGTCGATGACGAAAACTTCTCTACCACCATCACCTATAACGTTGAGATCACTCTGGTGGACGCCAACCAGATCGACGATAACGGCAACATCGTGGCGACCGCCCTGGTGCGCCTGCCACGGGTGAAAACCGAAGAGGTGGAAGAGACCGACGAAGATGGCAACACCACCATCCGAACCGTTGTGGTGATCGACGAGGCAACCGGCAAGCCGGTGATCGAGACCGACGCCAACGGCAATCCGACCACCAACCAGGTGCCGCGCTCCGTAGTGCTCAAGCCCGTGGATGCTGCACAAACCTGTACCCTGACCATCGAAGATGGCCTGAACCCGCCGCCGAACGAGCGACAGGGCGCCAGCTTTGGTTGGGCCTGGTTGATGGCACTGGCCCCGCTGGCCTGGTGGCGTCGCCGCCAGAGCTAA
- a CDS encoding glutaredoxin family protein — protein MPNNTVVLFHTDGCHLCEQAEALLLEGGIAHSKADIVDKPEWVEAYGIRIPVVRRQDGAELGWPFDLAQLTQFVEDDE, from the coding sequence ATGCCGAATAACACGGTAGTGCTGTTCCATACCGATGGCTGCCATCTGTGTGAGCAGGCGGAAGCTCTGTTGCTGGAGGGCGGCATCGCCCACAGCAAAGCCGATATTGTTGATAAGCCGGAATGGGTGGAAGCCTATGGCATCCGAATTCCGGTTGTGCGCCGTCAGGACGGCGCCGAACTGGGCTGGCCGTTTGATCTGGCCCAGTTGACCCAATTTGTTGAGGATGACGAATGA
- the rmf gene encoding ribosome modulation factor, whose amino-acid sequence MKRQKRDKMDRAFSRGFQAGLTGRSKENCPYHAPDAKMHWLGGWREAIDGRETGLFTK is encoded by the coding sequence ATGAAAAGACAAAAACGGGATAAGATGGATCGGGCTTTTTCCCGCGGTTTTCAAGCTGGCCTGACCGGCCGCTCGAAAGAGAATTGCCCTTATCATGCACCGGACGCAAAGATGCACTGGCTCGGAGGATGGCGGGAAGCCATTGATGGCCGAGAAACGGGATTGTTTACCAAGTAA
- a CDS encoding DUF2955 domain-containing protein, translated as MFHSRANGLIRLAVFPVLLLFLQYQFGTRLPLIAPALAAVFLSVSAVAPPVIMVVMMASVLAATAWVQAQISILLIDHPLVYYIMLFVLVYWCMQRIRDNPADLLGILMLVSTAIVAVFTQQKGAEVSQLSLSLLLEMGYAGLTAYLAYFLFPGGDPIAETPKAPPSQALHTEIWHLVVKAAVVILVLWAVIRMDLAQSTIVAITVANIIKDPNPIVGKQYGWFRVATTYGGFLFALPVLLMSLLQTNFIGQLGAALVCAMLMGIYAIKRQASFNTLQLLYTGFIVLVYYGLTETAGTALLADGKRLLSILGAVVLGMLVLIVLQPKTTTELESRT; from the coding sequence ATGTTTCATAGTCGAGCTAACGGCCTGATTCGTCTGGCGGTATTTCCGGTCTTACTGCTGTTTTTACAATACCAGTTTGGCACCCGTTTACCGCTGATTGCGCCAGCGTTGGCGGCGGTCTTTCTTTCCGTTTCTGCAGTCGCCCCCCCGGTGATCATGGTGGTGATGATGGCGTCAGTACTTGCCGCCACGGCATGGGTGCAGGCGCAGATCAGCATTCTGTTGATTGACCACCCGTTGGTCTACTACATCATGCTGTTCGTGCTGGTGTACTGGTGTATGCAGCGGATCCGCGATAACCCGGCCGACCTGCTTGGCATCCTGATGCTGGTTTCGACAGCGATCGTCGCGGTATTTACCCAACAGAAAGGCGCGGAAGTGAGCCAGTTATCACTGAGCCTGCTGCTTGAGATGGGTTATGCCGGACTGACCGCCTATCTGGCCTATTTCCTGTTTCCCGGTGGCGACCCCATTGCGGAAACGCCGAAAGCGCCGCCCAGTCAGGCGTTGCACACGGAGATTTGGCATCTGGTGGTGAAAGCGGCCGTCGTAATCCTGGTGCTATGGGCCGTGATTCGCATGGATCTGGCCCAAAGCACCATTGTCGCCATCACCGTCGCGAACATCATTAAAGACCCAAACCCCATCGTGGGTAAGCAATATGGCTGGTTCAGGGTGGCCACCACCTATGGTGGTTTTCTGTTTGCCTTACCGGTGCTGCTAATGAGCTTGCTGCAGACCAATTTCATTGGCCAACTCGGCGCCGCTTTGGTGTGTGCAATGCTGATGGGGATTTATGCGATCAAGCGACAAGCCAGTTTTAACACTCTTCAACTGCTCTATACCGGCTTTATTGTGCTGGTGTATTACGGGCTGACAGAAACCGCTGGCACCGCACTGCTTGCCGATGGAAAACGCCTGCTGTCGATTCTGGGCGCGGTTGTGTTGGGTATGCTGGTGCTGATAGTGCTGCAACCTAAGACAACGACGGAACTGGAGTCCCGTACCTAG
- a CDS encoding glutathione peroxidase yields MSGNIYQFSADLNGGEPQSLEAYRGKVLLVVNTASACGFTPQYEGLQKLQNEFGERGFSVLAFPCNQFGNQESGDDEAIRGFCDLRFNIDFPLFSKIDVNGNNAHPLFEWLKAEKGGWLGDNIKWNFTKFLVDREGRVVERFAPTTKPESIAGAIEKLLA; encoded by the coding sequence ATGTCAGGGAACATCTACCAATTCAGTGCCGACCTCAACGGCGGCGAGCCCCAATCCTTGGAAGCCTATCGCGGCAAAGTGCTCCTGGTGGTCAATACTGCCAGTGCGTGCGGTTTTACGCCCCAGTATGAAGGCCTGCAGAAGTTGCAAAACGAGTTTGGCGAGCGTGGCTTCTCGGTGTTGGCCTTTCCGTGTAACCAGTTTGGCAATCAGGAATCCGGAGACGACGAGGCGATCCGTGGCTTTTGCGATTTGCGCTTCAATATCGACTTTCCGCTGTTTTCCAAAATCGACGTGAACGGCAACAACGCGCACCCCTTATTTGAGTGGCTTAAAGCGGAGAAGGGCGGTTGGCTGGGCGACAACATCAAGTGGAACTTCACTAAGTTTCTGGTGGACAGAGAGGGGCGGGTGGTTGAACGATTTGCGCCGACGACCAAACCTGAGTCGATCGCCGGCGCCATTGAGAAGCTGTTAGCTTAG
- the rlmKL gene encoding bifunctional 23S rRNA (guanine(2069)-N(7))-methyltransferase RlmK/23S rRNA (guanine(2445)-N(2))-methyltransferase RlmL: MKRFYAATPKGLEYLLVDELTELGAVNAKEGQAVVHFEAELDAAYRICLWSRLASRIVLVLDEVQAKTAEQIYDGVKGIFWPGVFAPQNDFAVDFHGGNREIRNSQFGALKVKDAIVDSFMEEWGTRPTVSKQSPQIRIDCALRADKLLVGLNLTGAAMHQRGYRLDKGKAPMRENLAAAVLMRSGWTQAMDKPLIDPFCGSGTLLVEAALMATDTAPLLQRQSWGFDHWAGHQPALWREVLTEAQVRANRGQNHCKTRFIGRDINRRVLSIAKENAERAGVASLIQFEGGDATNMPSPPATQGYVVANPPYGERLGDMPALLHLFARLGQQFKAEWAGWQVSLLCSDPMLLSALRLKAEKQYKLYNGALEVILANYPITEGVGGRVFGEDFANRLKKNLKGLAKWVKQQDIDCYRVYDADLPEYNVAIDRYQDWVVVQEYAPPKSVPEQKARQRLIDVLLHLPEVLEVDPQQVIVKVRQQQKGKGQYEKLAQEHEELKVNEYGAKFLVNLTDYLDTGLFLDHRLARRYIQEHAQDKRFLNLFAYTGSASVHAAVGGARATTTVDMSKTYLRWAEDNFSLNRLRGREHRFIQADCLAWLEACPEQFDFIFIDPPTFSNSKRMEKTFDVQRDHLWLMTQLKRILAPGGEILFSNNKRHFKMDEEGIRELGLVAKNITAQTQSPDFARNKQIHNAWVLHHAE, encoded by the coding sequence ATGAAGCGCTTTTATGCCGCCACCCCCAAGGGGTTGGAATACTTGCTGGTCGATGAACTGACCGAGCTCGGAGCCGTTAATGCCAAAGAAGGCCAGGCTGTCGTCCACTTTGAAGCGGAACTGGATGCCGCCTACCGGATCTGTCTCTGGAGTCGTCTGGCCAGCCGCATCGTGCTGGTGCTGGACGAAGTCCAAGCGAAAACAGCAGAACAGATCTACGACGGCGTAAAAGGGATCTTCTGGCCGGGTGTCTTCGCGCCTCAAAACGATTTTGCGGTGGACTTCCACGGCGGTAACCGCGAGATCCGTAACAGCCAGTTCGGCGCTTTGAAAGTCAAAGACGCCATCGTCGACAGCTTTATGGAAGAGTGGGGCACGCGACCCACTGTATCCAAGCAATCCCCGCAGATCCGTATCGACTGTGCATTGCGAGCCGACAAGTTGCTGGTCGGTCTGAATCTGACTGGCGCCGCTATGCACCAGCGTGGATACCGCCTGGACAAAGGCAAAGCCCCCATGCGTGAAAACCTGGCTGCGGCTGTGCTGATGCGCAGCGGTTGGACTCAGGCCATGGACAAACCGCTTATCGATCCTTTCTGTGGCTCCGGCACCTTGTTGGTCGAAGCCGCACTGATGGCCACCGACACCGCGCCGTTGCTGCAACGCCAAAGCTGGGGCTTCGATCACTGGGCCGGCCACCAGCCTGCGCTGTGGCGCGAAGTACTGACCGAAGCGCAGGTGCGCGCTAACCGTGGCCAGAACCACTGTAAAACCCGCTTTATCGGTCGCGACATCAATCGCCGGGTTCTTTCGATCGCCAAAGAGAACGCCGAGCGTGCGGGCGTGGCCTCGTTGATTCAGTTTGAAGGTGGCGATGCCACCAATATGCCGTCTCCGCCAGCAACCCAAGGTTACGTGGTGGCTAACCCACCTTATGGTGAGCGTCTAGGCGATATGCCGGCACTGCTGCATCTGTTTGCCCGTTTGGGGCAGCAGTTCAAAGCGGAGTGGGCCGGCTGGCAGGTGAGCCTGTTGTGCAGCGATCCCATGCTCCTCAGTGCGCTGCGCCTGAAAGCGGAGAAGCAATACAAGCTGTACAACGGTGCCCTTGAAGTGATTCTGGCAAACTACCCCATTACCGAAGGGGTGGGCGGGCGTGTATTTGGTGAAGATTTTGCCAACCGTCTGAAGAAAAACCTGAAGGGCCTCGCCAAGTGGGTGAAGCAGCAGGATATCGACTGCTACCGCGTATACGATGCCGATCTGCCGGAATACAACGTGGCGATCGACCGTTACCAGGACTGGGTTGTGGTACAGGAGTACGCGCCGCCGAAGTCCGTACCGGAGCAGAAAGCCCGTCAACGCCTGATCGACGTACTGTTGCACCTGCCGGAAGTGCTCGAAGTGGATCCGCAGCAGGTGATCGTCAAGGTGCGCCAACAGCAGAAAGGCAAAGGCCAATACGAGAAGTTGGCTCAAGAGCACGAAGAGCTGAAGGTGAACGAATATGGCGCCAAGTTCCTGGTGAACCTGACCGACTACCTCGACACCGGCCTGTTCCTGGACCACCGCCTGGCCCGCCGCTATATCCAGGAACATGCACAGGATAAGCGCTTCCTAAACCTGTTTGCCTACACCGGCAGTGCCTCGGTACATGCTGCCGTGGGCGGCGCCCGTGCGACCACCACCGTCGACATGTCGAAAACCTACCTGCGCTGGGCCGAAGATAACTTCAGTCTTAACCGCCTGCGTGGTCGTGAGCATCGCTTTATTCAGGCGGATTGCCTGGCCTGGTTGGAAGCGTGCCCGGAGCAGTTCGATTTTATCTTTATTGACCCGCCGACCTTCTCCAACTCCAAGCGTATGGAGAAAACCTTTGATGTTCAGCGCGATCACTTGTGGCTGATGACCCAGCTTAAGCGCATTCTGGCGCCGGGCGGTGAGATCCTGTTCTCCAATAACAAGCGTCACTTCAAGATGGACGAAGAGGGGATCCGCGAGTTGGGCCTGGTGGCAAAAAACATTACGGCGCAAACCCAATCTCCGGACTTTGCCCGCAACAAGCAGATCCATAACGCCTGGGTTCTGCACCATGCCGAATAA